Within Deinococcus actinosclerus, the genomic segment CTCGACGGTGACCTGGCCGACGTGTACAAGTGCTTCTTCCCGGTCGTGGCCGACGACATCTGCTCGCCGGACTACGCGGACTTCAGCGGCGAGAAACTCTTCCAGTTCGGCGTGAAGGAACTGCGCGAGGAGTACAAGGCCACGCCCGCAGGCACGTACCAGCTGCCCATCTACTCGTTCAACGACAACCAGGACAGCCAGGGCGGCCTGCTGGGCGTCGCCTACGACGACGGCGAGACCGGTACCCAGAGCTTCGTGTACTCCTTCCTCACGCCCGGCCTGGTCGCCGCCGGATACGGCTTCACCGACACCACGGTGCACGAGACGGGTCACCACCTCAGCCTGAGCCACCCGCACGACGGGTACGACAGCGAGCAGGACCTCTCCTACGGGCCCAGCGGGCAGTTCTACTTCGTGAACACCGGCGACCAGAGTGCTTCAATCATGTCCTACAACGACCTGTCGCGCACCTTCGGGCAGTTCAACCTGGACAGCCAGTACCGCTACCTGACGGCCGCCTACCTGAACAACACCAACGCCATCCTGGAACTCGTGCGCCGCGCCAACAAGGCGGGAACGGTCAGCAGCGCCGCGCAGGGCGCCGACAGCAAGTTCGTGCAGGCCAAGACGAAGTACGACGCCCTGGATTACCTGGGGGCAGCGCAGCTCGCGCACGAGGGCTACCGCAGCGTCCTGAACGCCGCGAAGAGTGCGGGCGTGCCCGTCACTGCGTACAAGTGGTACGAGAACCTCAACGGCCTTGAAGGCCTGAGCGTCGGCAAGGGCGCGAAGATGCGCTTCAGCCCCACCTTCAAGGCCCAGACGGGCGTGGTCGTCTTCCCCGAGGAGACCGCGCAGCAGCGCAAACTCCGCCTGATGAAATAAGGCCTCCGCGCCGCAGGAACCCGGTCGCGCTGGCCGGGTTCTTCCCTTGCCAGTTCAGCCGCCGACCTCGCCCGGACTCAGGTCTGCTTGAGCAGGTCCATCAGGCGCAGGTACGCCTGCGCGGTGACCTGCACGTCCCCGAAGGAGCGGTGACGCCCACCGGGCGCGAAGTTCAGGCCCAGGCGCTCCGCGAGGACGGTCAGGTTGTGGGCGCGCTCCCTCGGAAAGGCACGGCGCGAGAGCTGCACCGTGCAGTATTCCGCCTGCGGGTTCCAGTGCAGGCCGGCGCGGGCGGCGTTGGCGCGCATGAATCCGGCGTCGAAGCCGACGTTATGCGCCACGACCGGCCAGCCGTTCACGAACTCCAGGAACTCGGGCAGAACCTCGCCGATGGTGGGCGAGGCGCGCACCATGTCGTTGCTGATGCCATGCACCTGCTCGGCGCGCCAGGGGATCAGGAGGGGCCGGCCCTCGGCGGTGGTGGGGCGCACCAGGGTCTCGTAGCGCTGCGTCTCGTCCACCTGACCGTCCACGATGCGCACCGCGCCGATCTCGACGATGCCGTCGCGTTCCGGCGAGAGGCCCGTGGTTTCCAGGTCGAACACGACAACATTCACGCCCCGCAGGGTAGCGCGTGCGGGGCGTGAACGGGAGGCAGGTCGGCGCGCTGGGCAGGTCGGCGCGCTGGGCAGGTCGGCGCGCTGGGCAGGTCAGCGCACGAGCAGGGGTTCGTACGCCGTCTTGACCGCGCCGTTCGCGAAGGTCAGCCGCGCGATGGTGTTGAGGCTGGTCACCGTGCGGCCCGGCACCTTCTTCACGGCGAGGCTGACATTCAGGTCGATCACGCGGCCCTGCTGGGTCAGGCGCGGGTCGAGCGGGCCGGGCGCGCGGCCCGGCAGCCACAGTTCCTTCGCCGGCAGGAGTGTCTTGACGTACTGGCCGTTCTGGACGTACTCGATCTCGTACTGGAGTTCGGCCTTCACGACCGGGCTCTGCTCGCCCTTGGTGGTAACGCGCAGGGTGCAGCGCGCCGCCTCGCCCATGGTCAGGTAGCTGTTCGTGCCGCCCGCGCCCACGCAGGTGGTGAAGGTCCAGGTGTTCAGCTTGGTGGGGCCGCTGCTGATCGTGACCGGGGCAGGGGCGGTGCGGGTCAGGTAGGCGCGGTCGGCCCTGACCGTGAAATCGGTGGTGCTGTCCCAGAGTTCGCAGCCTACGTCCGAGGCGCGTTCGTCAGGAGCTCTGACCAGGGTGCGGGTGCTCATGGCGGCGTAACAGGGTTCGACCGGGCCGGTATACGGCACGTAGCCCAGGGCGAGTTTCTGCATCTGCTGGAAGGCCTGCCGGTCGGCGGTGGCGTTCAGCCCGTCATTGCGGACCCACAGTTGGACGCTGACGACGCGGCTGCCGGGCTCACCGGATTCGCGCGTGACGGTCAGTCCCTGGTAGCGGGTGAACGGATACTGCCAGTCGCGGCCCCACACGAACGGTTCGCCGCAGCTGTACTGCTGGCAGAAGGCCGACTGCTGAATCTGGGTGGTGGTGACGCTGCTCCCGATGATGCCGGCGGCGCTGGCGGGGGCGAGCAGCAGGGCGGGGAGGAAGCTCAGGAGTCGCGGCATGTCCGCAGCGTAAGTGGCGGGGTCGGGCGGCGCTGCCTCAGGTGACCTTGAGTGCAGTGAGGGCCTGTGCTAGCAGCGCCGTGGGGGTCGTGGCGGGGGTGACGGGCAGGGTGAGGACGTCGTGCTCGCCCTGCTGAGGGGCCTCCAGGGTGGCGAGCTGTGAGGGGAGCAGGTCCGCCCCGGCGTAGTGGCCGGGCCGCTGGCGCAGGC encodes:
- a CDS encoding PolC-type DNA polymerase III encodes the protein MNVVVFDLETTGLSPERDGIVEIGAVRIVDGQVDETQRYETLVRPTTAEGRPLLIPWRAEQVHGISNDMVRASPTIGEVLPEFLEFVNGWPVVAHNVGFDAGFMRANAARAGLHWNPQAEYCTVQLSRRAFPRERAHNLTVLAERLGLNFAPGGRHRSFGDVQVTAQAYLRLMDLLKQT